Part of the Gordonia crocea genome is shown below.
CCGGTGTCGAGGCTGTCCCACAGCAGGCGCTCGCTGGTCCCCGCATCCGACGATGCACCGTCACGCTGCTCCGATGCGGTGACCGTTCCAGAACCCTGCGCCTGGGCCCGCTTGCGGCGTTCGTAGTCGTCGAACACCTTGCGCTCGAGTTCTTCCCGGCGCGCGGCCGGGGAACGGTACTTCGACGACATCCCGGCTCCCCGTGCGGCTCGCATCGCCAACGCGGCGCCGACCGCGATGAGGGCGACCGCGACGAGCACGATCGCCGGCGCCCAGTCGTTCACCGTCGTCAGCAACACCCGGAACCGGGGTGGCAGATCGATCGCGCGGGCCGCGTAGTCGCTGTCGACCGACGTGGTCATCAGTGAGACCGCCGGAATCGCAATGACGATGGCCCCGATGCCGAGCACCACGGCCACGATGCGCAGGGCGATCCCGCGCAGCGCCCACACGACGGCGACGGCGGCGAGCAGGACCAGCGCCGCCGGGGTCAGCCACGGGCTCCAGTCCGATCCGTGGACGGTGAAGCTGCGCATCGGCGAGAGTCCGTCCTCGGCGTCGACCCGGGCCCAGGTCACCCGCGAGGCGACCCACAGCACCAATGCGCCGGCGGCGAGGGCCACCGAGGCCATCGCCTTCTCTCGGATCCGGTTCGGCGACGCGGTGGGCTCGCCGTCCTCGTCGACGGTCATTCCTCCTGCGCCTTCTCCCCCAGCCTCGTCATGGTGGCCGCGGCCGCGACCGCGTTGAGGACCGCCGTCGCCTTGTTGCGCGCCTCGCGGTACTCGTAGGCGGGATCGGAGTCGGCCACCACCCCGGCACCGGCCTGCACGTAGGCCTTGCCGTCGGCGAGCAGCGCCGTGCGGATGGCGATGGCGGTGTCGGCGTCACCGGCGAAGTCGAGGTAGCCCACCACCCCACCGTAGAGCCCGCGGCGGGTGATCTCGTGCTCCTCGATGAGTTCCATCGCGCGCACCTTCGGGGCGCCCGAGAGCGTCCCGGCGGGGAAACACGCCGCCACCGCGTCGAGGGCGGTCTGGTCGTCGCGCAGTCGCCCCGACACGGTCGAGACCAGGTGCATCACGTGGCTGTAGCGCTCGATGTGGCTGTAGTCGCTGACCTTCACCGAGCCGGGCTCGCAGACCCGGCCGAGATCGTTGCGCGACAGGTCGACGAGCATCAGGTGCTCGGCCCGCTCCTTCTCGTCGCCGAGGAGGTCCTTGCCGAGCAGGATGTCCTCCTCGTCGCTCTTGCCCCGCCACCGCGTGCCGGCGATCGGGTGCGTCGTCGCCACGCCGTCGGAGACGGTCACCAGCGCCTCGGGGGAACTGCCCACGATCGCGACCGGGTGACCGCCGGTGCCGACCGATTCGGGGATGCGCAGCAGATACATGTAGGGACTCGGGTTGGACGCGCGCAACACGCGGTACACGTCGAGCGGGTCGGCCTCGGTATCCATCTCGAAGCGCACCGACGGGACCACCTGGAAGGCCTCGCCGGCCTCGATGTCGCCGACCAGCGTGGTGACGACCTCGCTGAACTCCGCCAGGTCGCGCTGCGCGGTGAAGACCGGCTCCAGCCGGTCGTACACCGCCACCGTGGAGGGGGCCGGCGCGGCCAGCGCCGCGGTCATCCGGTCCAGGCGGGAAACGGCGTCGGCGTAGGCCTCGTCGACATTCTCGTCGCTGCCGTTCCAGTTGACCGCGTTGGCGATCAGCGTGATCGTGCCCTCGTGGTGGTCGACGGCGGCGAGGTCGGTGGCCAGCATCAGGAACAGGTCGGGCAGGCCCAGATCGTCGACGGTGGACTCCGGCAGCCGCTCGAGGCGCCGGACCAGGTCGTAGGCCATGAACCCGACGAACCCGCCGGTCAACGGCGGCATGTCGGGCAACGGGTCGGTGGCCAGCAACTCCAGCGACGCCGCGAGCGCCGCCAACGGATCGCCACCGCTGGGCGCCCCGGCCGGGGCGGTGCCCCACCAGGCGGCCTCGCCGTCGACCACGGTCAGCGCGGCCGGCGCCCCGGCCCCGATGAAGGACCAGCGCGACCACGACTGTCCGTTGTCGGCCGACTCGAGCAGAAACGTGCCCGGGCGGTCGCCGGCCAGTTTCGCGTACGTCGACAGCGGCGTCTCCGCGTCGGCGAGGACCCGGCGGGTGACCGGGACGACGCGGTGGTCGACGGCCAGGTCGCGGAACTGTTCGAGGGTCGTCGTCGTGAGATGGGCGTGTCCGGTCATCCGAGCGGCTCGCCCCCGACGCCCCACTGGCTGCGCGGTACCTCGGTGATGGTGACCCAGACCGAATCCGGGTTCTTCCCCGTCGCCTTGGCGTACGCCTCGGTGACCGCGGCAATCGTCTCGCGCTTGATCGCGTCGGAGAGTCCCGGGGTCTGGGAGATCTGGATCAGCGGCATCGCAGCCTCATTTCTGCGCTGCGGACTGCTGCGCGTCGGGGTGGAAGAGTTCGGCGGTGTCGAAACAGCTGTGGTTGCCGGTGTGGCAGGCCGGACCGGTCTGTTCCACGACGAGCAGCACCGTGTCGCCGTCGCAGTCCAGGCGCACCGACTTCACCCGCTGGGTGTGTCCGCTGGTCTCGCCCTTGACCCAGTACTGCTGGCGCGACCGCGAATAGTAGGTCGCGGCGCCGGTCGCCAGCGTCCGCGCCAGCGCGACGTCGTCCATCCAGGCCTGCATCAGGACGATACCGGTGCCCTCCTCCTGCGCCACCGCGGCCACCAGGCCGTCGGCGTTGCGCTTGAGGCGATCCGCGATCGCCGGGTCCAACGCGTCCGGTCCGTCGGGGGTGCTCATGCGCTCACCTCCATTCCGGCGGTGCGCACGGTGATGCCTTCGTCGGCCATCGCCCGCTTCACCTCGCCGATGGTGAGTTCGCCGAAGTGGAACACCGAGGCCGCCAGCACCGCGTCGGCGCCGGCCCGTACCGCGGGCGCGAAGTCGGCGGCGCCACCCGCACCGCCACTGGCGATCACCGGGACATCGACGACGGCGCGCACCGCGGTGAGCATCGCCAGGTCGAAACCGGCCTTGGTCCCGTCGGCATCCATCGAATTGAGCAGGATCTCCCCCACGCCCAGGTCTTGGCCGCGGCGCGCCCATTCCAGCGCGTCGATGCCCGTGCCGCGGCGGCCGCCGTGGGTGGTGACCTCCCACCCCGACGCGGTGGGTTGCTGGCCGGCCGGAACGGTGCGCGCGTCGACCGACAGGACGATGCACTGCGACCCGAACCGGCGGCTCATCTCGCTGAGCACCTCGGGCCGCGCGATCGCGGCGGTGTTGACGCTGACCTTGTCCGCGCCGGCCCGGAGCATGACGTCGACGTCGGTGACCTCGCGGATCCCGCCGCCGACGGTGAGCGGGATGAAGATCTCGTCGGCGGTGCGCTTGACCACGTCGACCATGGTGGCCCGACCCGAACTCGACGCGGTCACGTCGAGGAAGGTCAACTCGTCGGCGCCCTCGGCGTTGTACCGGGCGGCCAGCTCGACCGGGTCGCCGGCGTCGCGCAGATTCTCGAAGTTCACCCCCTTGACCACCCGGCCGTCGTCGACGTCGAGGCAGGGGATCACGCGTACCGCCACACTCATCAGCTCTCCCAGTCCTGTCCGGTCACCGTGTTGATCAGGTCGATCAGTTCGCCGTGGACGCCGCGGGCCGCCGCGACGATCGACGGCGACGAGGCGCGATACGGCTTGCCGGCGACGTCGGTGACCACGCCGCCGGCGGCACGGACCAGGGCCGCGCCGGCCACGTTGTCCCAGGCGTGTCGGCCGAAGCTGATCGCACCGCTGTAGGTGCCCGCCGCGGTGAACGCCAGATCGACGCCAATGCTTCCCGACATCCGCAACCGCGACGCCCGGCCCGACAGGGCGGAGAGCACCTCGATGCGCCGCCGGCCCGGGTAGTGGCCCCGGGACCGTTCGTTGAAGGCGCCGAATCCGATGACCGATTCGCGCAGCGGAACCGGCCCCAGCGGGTCGAGCAGCCGGCCGTTGCAGCGCACCCCGCCGTCGAGGTGGCCCACATAGCGCAGGTCCAACAGCGGGAGCCAGGTCAGGCCGAGGACCGGCTCGCCGTCGGCGCACAGCCCGACGAGCATGCCGGTCATCGGCGAACCGGTGGAGTAGTTGAACGTCCCGTCGACCGGGTCGACGACCCAGACCAACCCGTCGTCGACGGGCGGGCCGCCGAATTCCTCGCCGTGGCACGGCAGTCCCGTTTGGGCGGTGAGTTCGCCGCAGATGAACCGCTCGAGGTCGAGGTCGACCTGGGTGGCGAAGTCGCGGTCGCCCTTGCGGACCACGCCCGGCGCGCCCCGGTCGGCGGTGAACCGCGGGGTCGCCGCATCGAGGATCGTGCTGGCCGTGTGCGCCAGCGCAGCCAGGTCGAGGGTGGTCGGGTCAGCCATCAGAGCTCCTCGCGCACCGCCGCCAGGGCCTCGGGCAGAGTGAACCGGCCGGCGTAGAGCGCCTTGCCGATGATCGCCCCCTCCACCCCCAGGTCGCACAGTCCGGCGATGGCGGTGAGGTCGGCCAGTTCGGAGATCCCGCCGGAGGCGACGACCGGCGACGCGGTGCGCTGGGCGACCTGTCGCAACAGATCCAGGTTCGGCCCGCTCAGCGTGCCGTCCTTGGAGACGTCGGTGACGACGTACCGGGCGCAGCCGTCGGCGTCGAGCCGGCTCAAGGTTTCCCACAGGTCGCCGCCCTCGGTGACCCAGCCGCGGCCCCGCAGCTTCCACGACTCCCCGTCGGCGGTGACGTCGAGCCCGACGGCGATCTTGTCGCCGTACTCGGCGATCGCCTCGGCACACCACGTCGGGTTCTCGATCGCGGCGGTGCCCAGGTTCACCCGGGCGCAGCCGGTGGCCAGGGCGGCCGCCAACGACGCGTCGTCACGAATGCCGCCGGACAACTCCACCGCGACGTCGAGCTCGGCGATCACGTCCGCCAGCAGCGCACGGTTGTCGCCCCGGCCGAAGGCCGCATCGAGATCGACCATGTGCACCCATTCCGCGCCGTCGCGCTGCCAGGCCAGGGCCGCCTCGCGCGGCGACCCGTACGAGGTCTCGGTACCGGCCGCGCCGCGCAGCAGGCGGACGGCCTGGCCGTCGGCGACGTCGACGGCGGGCAGCAGTTCCAGAACGGTGGCCATGGGTGGCGGTTTTCCTAACGGTCGGAGGGGGTGCCCGGGTTCGGACGGGTGCGTTTGGCCTCGCGCAGCTGCTCGGCCGCCTTGTCGACGACCCGGTTGGCGACGAAGCCGATGGCCGCGATCATCGCGACCAGGGCCAGGACCGTCACCGCAAGGGCGAGCCACGGATGGACCTGGGAGGCGGCCCAGATCACCGGCAGCGACACGACGAGCACGGCGAAACCGGAACCCAGCGAGGCCAGGGCCAGCCGGACGAACGAGAAGCCGGAACCGCTCATGACAGTCCTCCACACCAGTTGTCGAGCAGGTGCAATCCGACGTCGCCGGATTTCTCCGGGTGGAACTGGGTGGCGCTGAGCGCACCATTCTCGACCGCGGCCAGGAACCGCGAACCGTGGGTGGCCCACGTCAGCTTCGCCGCCGCGATAGGCGACGATTCGTCCGATTCGAGTTCCCAGGTCTGCGCGGCGTAGGAGTGCACGAAGTAGAACCGCTCGTCGGCGCCGACACCGTCGAACAGCACCGAATCCGGTGCCGACTCGACGGTGTTCCAGCCCATGTGCGGCAGCACCGGCGCGTCGAGGCGGGTGACCGTGCCCGGCCACTCGTCGCAGCCGTCGGTCTGCACGCCGAACTCGACGCCGGAGCTGAACATGATCTGCATCCCGACGCAGATCCCCAGGACCGGTCTCCCGCCGGCCAACCGCCGGCCGACGATCTGCGGGCCGCCCACCGCGGTGAACCCGGCCATACAGGCCGCGTACGCCCCGACACCGGGGACGACGAGTCCGTCGCAGTCGGCCGCAGCCGCCTTGTCCGACGTCACGGTGACACGGGCGCCGACGTGTTCGAGGGCGCGCTGGGCCGAGCGCAGGTTGCCCGATCCGTAGTCCAGGATGGTCACCGACGGTTGGCTCACAGACTGCCCTTCGTCGACGGGACGCCGCTGACCCGCGGATCCGGCTCGCAGGCCGCCCGCAACGCGCGGGCGACAGCCTTGTACTCCGCCTCGGTGATGTGGTGCTGGTCGCGGCCATACTCCACCCGCACGTGCAGGGCGATGCGCGCGTTGAGCGCCAACGACTCGAACACGTGGCGGTTGATGACCGTCGAATACGGGGCACCGGCCTTCCCGCCCTGGGCCGCACCCGGGATCACCGCGGTCAGCAGGTGGTCGGGCTCGCCGGTGTGCACGAAGTACGGGCGGCCCGACACGTCGACGGCCGCGTGCGCCAGTGTCTCGTCCATCGGGATCCAGGCATCACCGAACCGGCGGATGCCCTTCTTGTCCCCGAGGGCCTGGGCAAACGCCTGCCCCAGCACGATGGCGGTGTCCTCCACCGTGTGGTGTGCCTCGATCTCGATGTCGCCGCGCGCATCGACGGTGAGGTCGAAGCTTCCGTGCTGTCCGAAGGCGGTCAGCATGTGGTCGTAGAACGGCACGCCGGTGGCGATCTGCGTCTGGCCGGTGCCGTCGAGGTTCAACTCGACAACGATCGACGACTCGCGCGTCGTACGCTCCACCCGGGCGGTGCGCGGGGCTTGGTCGCTCATCAGAGCCTCACTAGGTCGGTCGGGGCCAACTTCTCGCTGACCCGCAGAAATGCGTCGTTCTCGGTATCCAATCCGATGGTGACACGCAGGCGCCCGTCGATCCCCGGATCACGGATCAACACGCCGTCGTCGAGGTAACGCTGCCAGCTCGCCGCCGGATCGGCGAATTCGCCGAAGAGGACGAAGTTCGCGTCCGACGGGGCGACGGCGTAGCCGAGGGCCGTCAACCGGGCCACCACCCGCTCGCGCTCGGCGACGATGCTGGCCACCCCGGCGAGGGTGTCGTCGCGGTGCCGCAGAGCGGCGCGCGCGGCGGCCTGCGTCTGGACCGACAGGTGGTACGGCAGCCGCACCAGGAGCACTGCGTCGACCACCGCCGGCGACGCGGCCAGGTAGCCGAGTCGGCCGCCGGCGAAGGCGAAGGCCTTGCTCATGGTGCGCGACACCACCACCTTGGCCGGATAGCGGTCGATGAGGGCCACCGCACTCGGCTGGTCGCTGAACTCGCCGTACGCCTCGTCGACGATGACGATCCCCGGCGCGGCGTCGACGATCGCCGCCAGGTCCTCGTTGGGGATGGCGGCCCCGGTGGGGTTGTTCGGCGACGTCAGGAACACCACGTCGGGGGCCAGTCGGGCGATCTCGCCCAACGCGTAGTCGAGGTCGAGCGAGAAGTCGGCCGCCCGCTTGGCCGCGAGCCACGTCGTATCGGTGCCGTCGGAGATGATCGGGTGCATCGAGTAGGACGGGACGAAGCCCAACGCGGTGCGCCCGGGTCCGCCGAAGGCCTGCAGCAGCTGCTGCAGGATCTCGTTGGACCCGTTGGCCGCCCAGATGTTGGCGGTGTCCAACTCCACACCGGTCGTCTCGGACAGGTACTGCGCGAGATCGGCGCGCAGCGCGACCGCGTCGCGGTCCGGGTAGCGGTGAAGCTGCGCGGCCGCGGCGCGGACCGACTCGGCGACGTCGTCGATGAGCGCCTGCGACGGCGGGTGCGGATTCTCATTGGTGTTGAGCTGCACCGGTACGTCGAGCTGCGGCGCGCCGTACGGCTGCTTGCCGCGCAGATTGTCGCGCAGCGGCAGGTCGGCGAGCGTCGCACCGGCCCCGACGTGTGCCCCGGACACGGGGGTCACGACGGGTCCCGCAGCGAGGCGAAGCGCTGCTTGACCGCATCACCGTGCGCCGGGAGGTCCTCGGCGTCGGCCAGGGTCACGACCTTCTCGGCCACCGCGCGCAGCGCGTCCTCGTCGTAGTCGATGACGTGCACGCCCTTGAGGAAGGTCTGCACCGAGAGCCCCGAGGCGAACCGGGCCGAGCCCGACGTCGGCAACACGTGATTGGACCCGGCGCAGTAGTCGCCGAGGCTCACCGGCGAGAACGGCCCGACGAAGATCGCGCCGGCGCTGCGGACCCGGTCGGCCACCGCGGCGGCGTCGCGGGTCTGGATCTCCAGGTGCTCGGCGGCGTACTCGTCGACGACGCGCAGCCCCGCCTCGAGGTCGTCGACCAGGACGATCCCCGATTGGGCACCGCCCAACGCCTGCGCGACGCGGTCGGCGTGCTTGGTCGAGGCGGCCTGCAGAACCACCTGCTCGTCGACGGCATCGGCCAACGCCTCGCTGTCGGTGACCAGCACCGATGCGGCGAGGACGTCGTGCTCGGCCTGGCTGATGAGGTCGGCGGCAATGTTCGCGGGATCGGCCGAGTCGTCGGCGAGGATCGCGATCTCGGTCGGACCGGCCTCCGAGTCGATGCCGACGGCACCGCGTACCAACCGCTTGGCCGCGGTGACATAGATGTTGCCGGGGCCGGTGATGAGGTCGACCGGGTCGAGCTCGGCGCCCGGCCCGCCCGCGGGGTCGACGTCTTGGCCGCCGTAGGCGAGCAGCGCAACCGCCTGGGCACCGCCGACCGCCCACACCTCGTCGACGCCCAGCAGCGCGCAGGCGGCCAGGATCGTCGGGTGGGGCCAGCCGCCGAAACCGGCCTGGGGCGGTGAGGCGACGACGAGCGAGGGCACGCCCGCCTCCTGCGCCGGGACCACGTTCATCACGACGCTCGACGGGTAGACCGCGTTGCCACCGGGCACGTAGAGGCCGACGCGGCGGACCGGGATCCACTTCTCCGCGACGGTGCCGCCCGGGGCGACCTGCGTGGTCACCGTCGCGCGGCGCTGGTCGGCGTGGACCGCCCGCGCCCGCGCGATCGACTCGCGCAACGCGGCGGCGACGGCGGGGTCCAGGTTCGCCAGCGCGTCGGCGATGACCGCGGCGGGAACACGGACCGATGCCGGGCGGACCTTGTCGAATTTTTCGCCGTAGTCGAGGGCTGCCGTGGCGCCATGGGTCTTGATCTCCTCGACGACCGGCGAGACCGTGCTCAGCACGGCGTTGACGTCGGTGCCTCCGCGCGGCAGGGCCCGGCGCAGCTGGGCTGCGGTGGGCGTGGTGCCGCGGAGGTCGGTGCGCGAGAGCATCAAGACTCCTGGTTCGATGGATGGGCTCCTATCAGGATATGCGGTCGACGGAAACGGTTTTCGCCACGTCCGCCCGGGTGTCACCCCGATGTGACCCGCGCCACCGCCGACTGGGCCCTCCTTCCGCCGACTGGGCCCTACTTTTCGCCGACTGGGCCCTACTTTTCGCCGACTGGGCCCTACTTTTCATCGACTGGGCCCTCCGCCCGCTTCCTGGGCGCCCGAGGAACTTGTGTGGCGACAAGCCCTCGGGCCCAGTCGGCAGGAATGAGGGCCCAGTCGGCAGGAATGAGGGCCCACTCGGCAGGAATGAGGGCCCACTCGGCAGGAATGAGGGCCCACTCGGCAGGAATGAGGGCCCACTCGGCAGGAATGAGGGCCCACTCGGCAGGAATGAGGGCCCAGTCGACGGAAATGAGGGCCCAGTCGGCGGAGGGCGGGAGCTAGGAACTCTTCGCGACCCGGCGCAGGCGGACGTTCGCGAACTCGCCCAGGCCCCACGGACCCAGCTCCCGGCCATAACCGGAGGCCTTCACACCCCCGAACGGCAGACCGGGCAGCGACGTGCCGTGCTCGTTGATCATCGCCATCCCGACATCGAGACGGTCGGCGACCTCACCGGCCTTCACGACATCGCTGCTCCACACCGACCCGGACAGGCCGTAGTCGACGTCGTTGGCCAGCTGAACCGCCTCGTCGACGTCGGCGAAGGAGTACACCACTGCCACCGGACCGAAGATCTCCTCGCGGTAGGCCGCCATCTCCGGGGTGACCCCGGTCAGCACCGCCGGCGCCATGAACGCGCCCGGACCGTCGAGCGCCTGGCCGCCGGTGTGCAGCACCGCCCCCGCCGCGACGGCATCGGCGACCTGCTCGACGACGTGGTCGCGCGCGGCGATCGACGACAGCGGACCTACCCGGGTGGCGGGATCGGCGGGATCGCCGACCGCCATCGCGGACACCGCCGCGGTCAGATTCGCCACGAAGTCGTCGTAGACCTCCTCGTGCACGATGAACCGCTTCGGCGAGTTGCACGCCTGGCCGCAGTTCATCATCCGGCCAGCGGCCGCACCGGCGGCAGCGGCGCCGACGTCGGGGCTGTCGAGCAGGATGAAGGCATCCGAGCCGCCCAATTCGAGGACCGACTTCTTCAGATGCCGGGCGGCGGTCTGCGCCACCGCGGCCCCGGCCCGGCCGCTGCCGGTCAACGACACGCCCTGCACCCGACGGTCCCCGATCATGTCGGCCGCCTGCTCGTTGCTCGCGTAGACGTTGAGGTAGGCGTCGGCCGGCACCCCGGCGGCGTGGGCGATCTCGGCCATCACCGCGGAACTCGCGGCACAGATCGGCGCATGCTTGAGGATGATGGTGTTGCCCAGCAGCAGGTTCGGCGCCGCGAAGCGGGCCACCTGGTAGTACGGGAAGTTCCACGGCATGATCCCGAGGATCGGCCCGATCGGCTCCCGGGTCACCGTCGACTCGGCCGCGCCCTGCGGATCGAGTTGCTCGGTTTCCAGGAGTACCGGACCGTGCTCGGCATACCAGTCGTAGATCATCGCGGTGAGCGCGAGCTCCCCCTTGGCCTGGGCCAACGGCTTGCCCATCTCCTTGCTCACCAATGCCGCGAGCTCGTCGGCACGGTCGCGGTAGGCCTGCGCCGTCGCGCGCAGCATCGCCACGCGGTCATCGACGGAACTGCGCCGCCACTGCTGATAGGCCTCCGACGACCGGGCCAGGACGTCCTGGACGTCGGCGTCGCTCATGGTGTCGAAGGTTTGCTCGACGACGCCGGTGGTCGGGTTCTGAGTCACATAGTCGGTCATGTCCGCCAACGTACGCGCCCGCCCCGGCGACCGAGCCGAATTCCCCAGGCCGAATTCCCCAGGCCGAATTCCCCAGGCCGGGTTATCCCGGCCGGACTCCCCGACCCGCGCACGTCTTCGCCGCTACATGTCCAAGCCGAGGTCGAGCACGGCGACCGAATGGGTCAGCGCCCCCACCGCGAGGTAGTCGACACCGGTCTTCGCGTAGTCCGCGGCGACCTCGAGGGTCAGGCCGCCCGAGCTTTCGAGTTTCGTCGACGGCGAGCGGGCATCGCGGCGCGAGACCGCCATCTGGGTGGCCCACAGGGGGAAGTTGTCGAGCAGGACCAGGCTCGGCGCCAGGGCCAGCACCTCGTCGAGCTGGTCGAGCGAGTCGACCTCGACCTCCACGGGGATATCGGGTGCGGTCGCGCGCACCGCCTGCAGCGCGGCGGCCACCGATCCGACGGCGGCGACGTGGTTGTCCTTGATGAGCGCCTCGTCGCCCAGGCCCATCCGGTGGTTGACTCCCCCGCCGGCGCGGACCGCCGCCTTCTGCAACGACCGCAGGCCCGGCAGCGTCTTGCGCGAGTCCCGAATCTCGGCCTTGGTCCCGTCGACCGCGTCCACCCATGCGGCGGTGGCGGTGGCGATGCCGGACAGGTGGCACAGCAGGTTCAACGCGGTGCGCTCGGCGGTCAACAGCTCGCGCGTCGGGGCGCGCAGCGCCAGCACCGTGTCCCCGGGGGCGACCCGGGTCCCGTCGGCCAACTCGGTGGCAACCTCGTAGCGCCCGGCGCCGATCACCGCGTCGAACACCGCCCGTGCCACCGGCACGCCGGCCACGACGCCGTGGGCCCGGCTGACGATGGCCGCGTCGGCGACCGCGTCGGCCGGCACCGTCGCCATCGTGGTGATGTCGGGCCCGTAGCGCAGGTCCTCGTCGAGCGCGAGCGCGATGAGCGCCCGCACCTCGTCGGTGACGAGGTCGGCCGATCCGGTCATTCGCCCGAGCCGGGGTTGCCGATCGAGATCATCTTCTCCACGCTCGCGCGCGCCCGCTCGGCGACGGCCGGCTCGACGTCGACCTCGTCGCTGCCCGTGACCAGGCAGCGCAGCAGCGCGGCCGGGGTGATCATCTTCATGTAGGGGCACGACGCCCGGCCGTTGACCGGCTGGAAGTCGACGTCGGGAGCCGCGCGCCGCAACTGGTGCAGCATGCCGATCTCGGTGGCGACGAGTACCTGGGAGGCCTTGGTCTCCCGGGCGGCGTCGAGCATGCCGCCGGTGGACAGGATCTTCACCTTCTCCTCCGGCACGGCACCCTCACCGGCCAGGTAGAGGGCCGAGGTCGCACAGCCGCACTCCGGGTGGATGAACAGGTCGGCATCCGGGTGCGCCGACGCCTGGTCGGCGAGTTCGTCGCCGTTGATGCCGGCGTGCACGTGGCATTCCCCGGCCCAGATGTGGATGTTGTCGCGGCCGGTCTCGCGCTTGACGTGCGCACCGAGGAACTGGTCGGGCAGGAACAGCACGTCGCGGTCGGGGTCGATCGACGCGACGACGTCGACGGCGTTGCTCGACGTACAGCAGATGTCGGTGAGTCCCTTCACCTCGGCGGTGGTGTTGACGTAGGAGACGACCACCGCGTCGGGGAACTCGGCCTTCCACGCCCGCAGGTCCTCGGCGGTGATCGAGTCGGCCAGCGAGCACCCGGCCCGGGCGTCGGGGATCATGACCCGCTTGTCCGGGCTGAGGATCTTCGCGGTCTCGGCCATGAAGTGGACGCCGCAGAAGATGATCTCGTCGGCGTCGGCTTCGGCCGCGATCCGCGAGAGGGCCAGCGAGTCGCCGGTGTGATGGGCGATGTCCTGGATCGACGGCAGCTGGTAGTTGTGGGCCAAGATCGTGGCGTTGCGCGCCTTGGCCAGGCGGTGCACCTCGTCGGCCCACTCCTGGGTGGGCTCGACTCCGGTGTACCCCTCGGGACCCTCGGTCCACGTGAGGGTGCTCGTGAAGTCTGCGGTAATGCTCATGTGACTGTCCTCCTTCGCCACCGGGCTGGGCGATTCAGGTGTTTTCGACTCCAAGTCGAAAACCTCGTTGATCGTAACACCCACCGTCGGCCGACCATT
Proteins encoded:
- a CDS encoding Trp biosynthesis-associated membrane protein; protein product: MTVDEDGEPTASPNRIREKAMASVALAAGALVLWVASRVTWARVDAEDGLSPMRSFTVHGSDWSPWLTPAALVLLAAVAVVWALRGIALRIVAVVLGIGAIVIAIPAVSLMTTSVDSDYAARAIDLPPRFRVLLTTVNDWAPAIVLVAVALIAVGAALAMRAARGAGMSSKYRSPAARREELERKVFDDYERRKRAQAQGSGTVTASEQRDGASSDAGTSERLLWDSLDTGVDPTE
- a CDS encoding anthranilate synthase component I codes for the protein MTGHAHLTTTTLEQFRDLAVDHRVVPVTRRVLADAETPLSTYAKLAGDRPGTFLLESADNGQSWSRWSFIGAGAPAALTVVDGEAAWWGTAPAGAPSGGDPLAALAASLELLATDPLPDMPPLTGGFVGFMAYDLVRRLERLPESTVDDLGLPDLFLMLATDLAAVDHHEGTITLIANAVNWNGSDENVDEAYADAVSRLDRMTAALAAPAPSTVAVYDRLEPVFTAQRDLAEFSEVVTTLVGDIEAGEAFQVVPSVRFEMDTEADPLDVYRVLRASNPSPYMYLLRIPESVGTGGHPVAIVGSSPEALVTVSDGVATTHPIAGTRWRGKSDEEDILLGKDLLGDEKERAEHLMLVDLSRNDLGRVCEPGSVKVSDYSHIERYSHVMHLVSTVSGRLRDDQTALDAVAACFPAGTLSGAPKVRAMELIEEHEITRRGLYGGVVGYLDFAGDADTAIAIRTALLADGKAYVQAGAGVVADSDPAYEYREARNKATAVLNAVAAAATMTRLGEKAQEE
- a CDS encoding tautomerase family protein encodes the protein MPLIQISQTPGLSDAIKRETIAAVTEAYAKATGKNPDSVWVTITEVPRSQWGVGGEPLG
- the hisI gene encoding phosphoribosyl-AMP cyclohydrolase, translated to MSTPDGPDALDPAIADRLKRNADGLVAAVAQEEGTGIVLMQAWMDDVALARTLATGAATYYSRSRQQYWVKGETSGHTQRVKSVRLDCDGDTVLLVVEQTGPACHTGNHSCFDTAELFHPDAQQSAAQK
- the hisF gene encoding imidazole glycerol phosphate synthase subunit HisF, which encodes MSVAVRVIPCLDVDDGRVVKGVNFENLRDAGDPVELAARYNAEGADELTFLDVTASSSGRATMVDVVKRTADEIFIPLTVGGGIREVTDVDVMLRAGADKVSVNTAAIARPEVLSEMSRRFGSQCIVLSVDARTVPAGQQPTASGWEVTTHGGRRGTGIDALEWARRGQDLGVGEILLNSMDADGTKAGFDLAMLTAVRAVVDVPVIASGGAGGAADFAPAVRAGADAVLAASVFHFGELTIGEVKRAMADEGITVRTAGMEVSA
- a CDS encoding inositol monophosphatase family protein, translating into MADPTTLDLAALAHTASTILDAATPRFTADRGAPGVVRKGDRDFATQVDLDLERFICGELTAQTGLPCHGEEFGGPPVDDGLVWVVDPVDGTFNYSTGSPMTGMLVGLCADGEPVLGLTWLPLLDLRYVGHLDGGVRCNGRLLDPLGPVPLRESVIGFGAFNERSRGHYPGRRRIEVLSALSGRASRLRMSGSIGVDLAFTAAGTYSGAISFGRHAWDNVAGAALVRAAGGVVTDVAGKPYRASSPSIVAAARGVHGELIDLINTVTGQDWES
- the priA gene encoding bifunctional 1-(5-phosphoribosyl)-5-((5-phosphoribosylamino)methylideneamino)imidazole-4-carboxamide isomerase/phosphoribosylanthranilate isomerase PriA produces the protein MATVLELLPAVDVADGQAVRLLRGAAGTETSYGSPREAALAWQRDGAEWVHMVDLDAAFGRGDNRALLADVIAELDVAVELSGGIRDDASLAAALATGCARVNLGTAAIENPTWCAEAIAEYGDKIAVGLDVTADGESWKLRGRGWVTEGGDLWETLSRLDADGCARYVVTDVSKDGTLSGPNLDLLRQVAQRTASPVVASGGISELADLTAIAGLCDLGVEGAIIGKALYAGRFTLPEALAAVREEL
- the hisH gene encoding imidazole glycerol phosphate synthase subunit HisH: MSQPSVTILDYGSGNLRSAQRALEHVGARVTVTSDKAAAADCDGLVVPGVGAYAACMAGFTAVGGPQIVGRRLAGGRPVLGICVGMQIMFSSGVEFGVQTDGCDEWPGTVTRLDAPVLPHMGWNTVESAPDSVLFDGVGADERFYFVHSYAAQTWELESDESSPIAAAKLTWATHGSRFLAAVENGALSATQFHPEKSGDVGLHLLDNWCGGLS
- the hisB gene encoding imidazoleglycerol-phosphate dehydratase HisB, encoding MSDQAPRTARVERTTRESSIVVELNLDGTGQTQIATGVPFYDHMLTAFGQHGSFDLTVDARGDIEIEAHHTVEDTAIVLGQAFAQALGDKKGIRRFGDAWIPMDETLAHAAVDVSGRPYFVHTGEPDHLLTAVIPGAAQGGKAGAPYSTVINRHVFESLALNARIALHVRVEYGRDQHHITEAEYKAVARALRAACEPDPRVSGVPSTKGSL